The nucleotide window TCGTCAAAAGTTATTTGGGTTGGTCAACAATCACTTGACCTAAATGGTATGAACTTTGATACTTTCATAGcggtaatttgaaaaaaataaactttgaaGCTGTAGTTCGTAAAAGCCAAACTTAAAAGCTGTAATTcgtaaattatttaataaaaaattaaactaaaagaaaTAGTAATGGAAAAATGTATGTACGTACCTCCATTTGATCACCAACAATGAATAAGACAGCTCCAGGAATGATGGGAACCTTAAACCATTTATCATCTTTAAACATTTGAAGTCCATCAACATATTTATCTTGTAAAACAATGGTAATGGCGGATCCATCTCCATGCGGTTTCAAACCATGAACTTTATCTGCCATTGGGCATCGAGGATAATAGTTGAACCTTCCCAGAATTATATCATTTTCGTCGTTTCCCCATAGCTTAAAGAAGCTTTCCTCTTCCAGCTTCAATGAACAAGCCATTGCTTTTAGTACTTCATCAATAATCATCTTAGTCTTCATTGTATACTCATGTAGTGTACTCCTGTAAGCCTTATAATTGTATTAGCTAAATTTAACATTAAAtccgttttgaaatacttacaactgaTTGTGACATATTGTGTGAGAAATatcaattataaattttggaTACTGTTATATGCTATGTCGAACACCTATTTTTATGTGTATATTGAACTACCTCGACCACTATTCTTCTAATTAAATTATACTCTCTCTGAActaatttagttgtcccatttgcttggacacggttattaaggatggtgtggggtccattaaaaagggtaaatagtgaagtGTAAGGAGTGAAGGGTAAGTAAGATATAtaagggtatattcgtaattacgtgtgtgaactaaggatatttaggtaaaaaaaagattgacaaaaataaaaatgtgacaactaaaatgactttgccaaataagaaaatgagacaactaaaatgGTTCGGAAGGAGTATGTTAgacttgataaatttgttattggttGGGCTTGTACACAATAAGACCCGCATTATAGGAGAGTTTTGTAGGAGTGTTAACTGTACATAAACCCAATGATattcatcctaaaaccaattggtattaggagcccattaaatatatatgttaattaACCTCTCTTTAATTTTTCGATGTGGGATTACATATGAGTTATTTTCCAATAAAAAtattcattattaattaatatgtatattttaCCAACCAAAGATTCTAAAAACACGAGACAAGAGACGAGCTCTATACTCATGAGCATAAATGCTCAATTTGCTAAGGAGAAAAAGAGACTCACAACCACTTTCCAATGTGCCTTCAACACCACATGTCTTACTAAAGTGATAACACCGTTGGGTCTAATCAAAATTAATCTAAGATAGTTAAAATAAGTGGagatcaaaattttattttagttagaaTAAAAACCGGCTTTCTTATTTAAGATCTTAAATTCGCATCCTTCAGTTtatcttataattaaaaaatatactacATATATTATAAAAACAATTGCTGAAATAAAAGCTAGCTGGTATTACCTGAAACTTTCAGGTATGGAAGGCCATTTTTCAAAATTGTGTTTAGTGGGTGGATAAAGTTGGAGATGCATGTTATCATTCCAGTTTAAGATCACCTGTTTGTATGCGTTATCACTTCCATATCCATTTAATGGTGCATCAGTTGGAGCTTGATTATCTGCAtacaaaataaaacaacttaatcaacaagcaacaaaattttatttacaatagAAAAAGTTAATAAAGATGCAGCAGCTATAATTCATCCAAGCATGTTTAAGCAATAAACAAAGTTTCTTAAAACTAGCTAGCATTGCTAGTCTAAACTTCATCTCGtcaatcaaattatatatatatatatatatatatagatgtaggatcaaatgagaaaaattttaaaatgagaagggtgagaaggatttttgtttgattttttttggttactatatatacaaaaaagtatACTATGTTattaattaagaacattttaaaaattatttcatagttacctttctgtgtaacatagtaactattacaattatgagtttttggctcaatcgcgaccatagatttttttattttggtgaaatcaagggtgtagagtccttcttacccttctcattttcaaccacttctcaatggatccctcccatatatatatatatatatatatatatatatatatatatatatatatatatatatatatatatatatatatatatatatatatatatatatatatatatatatatatatatatatatatatatacatatatatatatatatacatatatatatatatacatatatatatatatacatatatatatatatacatatatatatatatatatatgtatgtgtatatatatatatatatatatatatatatatatatatatatatatatatatatatatatatatatatatgtatatatatatatatatacatatatatatatatatacatatatatatatatatgtgtatatatatatatatatatatatatatatatatatatatgtatatatatatatatatatatatatatatatatatatatatatatatatatatatgtatatatatatatatatgtatatatatatatgtatatatatatatatatatatgtatatatatatatatatatatatatatatatatatatatatatatatatatatatatgtatatatatatatatatgtatatgtatatatatatatatgaatatgtatatatatatatatgtatatatatatatatatatatatatatatatatatatatatatatatatgtatatatacatatatatacatatatatatatatatatatatatatatatgtgtatatatatatatatatatatatatatatatatatatatatatatatatatatatatatatatatatatatatatatatgtatgtatatataaatgtatatatatatatatatgtatgtatatatatatatatatatgtatgtatatatatatatatatatatatatatatatatatatatatatatatatatatatatatatatatatatatatatatgtatatatatatatatatatatatgtatgtatgtatatatatatatgtatgtatatatatatatgtatgtatatatatatatgtatgtatatatatatatatgtatatatatatatatatatgtatgtatatatatatatgtatgtatatatatatatgtatgtatatatatatatgtatgtatatatatatatatatatatatatatatatatatatatatatatatatatatatatatatatatatatatatatatatatatataaatatatgtatacatatatatatatatatatatatatatatatatatatatatatatgtatatatatatatatgtatatatatatttatatatatatatatatatatatatatatatgtatgtacatatatatatatatatatatatatatatatatatatatatatatatatatgtatgtatatatatatatgtatatatatatatatatatatatatatatatatatgtatatatatatatatatatgtatatatatatatatatatgtatatatatatatatatatatatatatatatatacatatatatatatatatatatatatatatatatatatatatatatatatatatatatatatatatatatatatgtatgtatatgtatagagagaagttcaagtgaaaaccatcattatatgagaaccgtgagaaccataaaaagatgttactttttatataaaaagatgttactttttaaaaaaaaaaacgtgttattttggatttgtattttttttctgacagttactgttttttagtaaaaagtaccagatttttttaaaaacaaaagtaacacagtttttgtgcaaaagaagcACCTTTTCTGTAAAAACGTAACACATTTTTTAGTTCTCACGGTTCACATAGAACCGTGGTttgcacctgaacgcgaccctatatatatatatatatatatatatatatatatatatatatatatatatatatatatatatatatatatatatatatatatatatatatatatatatgtatatatatgtatatatatatatatatatatatatatatatatatatatatatatatatatatatatatatatatatatatatatatatatatatatatatatgtatatatatgtatatatatgtatatatatatatatatatatgtatgtatatatatatatatatatatttatatatatgtatatatatatatatatatatatatatatgtatatatatatatatatatatatatttatatatatgcatatatatatatatggggagaagttcaggtgaaaaccatccttatataAGAACTGTGAGAagcataaaaaggtgttacttttttcagaaaaacgtgttactttggatttgtattttttttctaacagttactatttttttggtaaaaagtttcagatttttttaaaaacaaaagtaacacagtttttatgcaaaagtagcacgttttctgtaaaaaggtaacacattttttggttcccACAGTTCGCATAGATTCGTGGTTTGCACCTCAACGcgacactatatatatatatgtatatatatatatatacatatatatatatatatatatatatatatatatatgtatatatatatatatacatatatatacatatatatatatatatatatatatatatatatatatatatatacatatatatacatatatatatatacacatatatatacatatatatacatatatatatatatatatatatatatatatatatatatatatatatatatatatatatatatacatatatatatatatatacatatatatatacatatacatatatatatacatatacatatatatatacatatacatatatatatatatatacatatatatttacatatatatatatatacatatacatatatatatatatatatatatatatatatatatatatatatatatatatatatatatatatatatatatatatatatatatatatacatatatatatacatatacatatatatatatatatatatatatatatatacatatatatacatatatatatatatatacatatatatatatatatacatatacatatatatatatatatatatatacatatatatatgtatatatacatatatatatgtatatatatatatgtatttatatatatatatgtatatatatatatatacatatatgtatatatatatacatatatatatatatatataatatatatttatatgtatatatatatatatgtatatatatatatatatatatatatatatatatatgtatatatatatatgtatatatatatatatgtatatatatatatatatatatatatatatatatatatatatatatatatatatatatatatatatatatatatatatatatatatatatatatatatatatatatatatatatatatatatatatatatatatatatatatatatatatatcttacatCTTACATTGGATGAAAGGGATTAAAGATCATATTATTCAGCGCCAATCGCCAGACATGAAGAGGGCATATGTTGCATTAAGAATATTCAACGCTAGGTATGAGGAGGGTCTGTGCTGCATTTACACTTCTACTTTAATGGACTTTCGTGTGAGGAAgtgtattagagtatataacatatatcgagtctcaactatcaacttaaacttttgatcaAGTTTGTTTATTGACAATATCATGTGTAAAAATGATGAGCTACATACATGTGAAGAGGTCAAATAAAGTAAGCTCAAAAGACATAGGatatataggaaataaaaataaatttagatgTACTAAAAGTATTGTACGAATTTAAAATGATTGTAGCAGAAAATGAGAAAATATTAAGATTAACGTAAATTATTTTAGTGTGGACTAAGTCGATAGTAATAGGAGTATATGACTTACAAGTAGATGTATACCTTTGATAAAATAAGGTTCCTTTAGGTGAGTTGGCAAAGTGAAGAATTGCGTGATAACATCTCGAACCTGGTCTAGGAATGAGCATGACATTCCATGGTTTATCACGTGAACGTAGCCCCATGAAGTAAGAGTCGAACGAAGCTTTTCGAGTTCGTTTgggaatgatgaagaaaggagagaaagatcaatgattagaTCATTTTTCAAAACAAGATCAGGAATATCTTCAataacttcttcttcttccttttcttttatgtaccTTTTGGGCACTTTCCCACCAGATTCGAGTAATGATTCTTGCACCGGCTTGAAAGTGTTTGAATTGCTACCCATTTTAGTTTTTGTAGCACAAACGATTAGGAGGATGCTGGTGAGCTTTTATAGAGCGTAGTTTTAGATCTTCTTTCTTGAGTTGGTTGAGGGTAGTTTTGTCATATTTTAAATCGGACCCTGAAATAAATTCAAACTgacttaaattaatttaaaataatttatttgaccGACTGTTTTGGCATTTCTAGTTACACAAATCATTGTAAGAAATGGTGTTTTTGAGAGATGCATTAGATATATAGGCTAAATAGCAaatcaatacaaattaaagagaaaataagaatataggctttttattttgaggtcCTCTCTTTAAAAGATTGTCTCTTATAACAATACTTATTCTAGCTAAGAACATCCGCGACATTATTAATGATGGGCGAAAGACCCACCAAAGTTCTCAACTCGTGATTTTTTTATCATCTCATAATTATGTTTAAAAGAATCATTCATATCTCACCCATAATCAAAACAATCATcaccatttgatttttttctcctactttcactatttttaaaaaaatatattaatacgtgtcattttaaaaaaattttaattatatgaaaaatatattaatttgagtgtcattttaattttttaacattataataattcaaaattatcatttgaaattatataaaaaaacaatGTGCTGTGGCAAGATATTAACGGTCAAGCTTCATTTGGTGTGAACCATGACATGGTTTTTTTCCCACTCACCCATCTCATGAATCATGTGATCAAGTGGTGATCACCATTGGCAATCAAAATCAATATACTCTCTATCCCTAGATTGTAACAAATTTCTTTTCAGTTTGTGTATTTCAATTTGCTACAATTCCCTTTATGAACATGCATGTCTTTACTACTTTTTTTATACTTATCCACatatttttactcttttttaaTACTCTTTCCGTCTCTATGAGACTTCATCcattttattttgtatgaaATTTAGTAGAAAGTGAAATTTGGTtggaaaataagataaaaaataagtgGATGATAGGAATGAGTGGTTAAGATAGTGAGGGAAAATAAAgttgtggatgagatttaaagaaaaaaaagtaggatcattgccaaaaaagaaaagagtGCAAAATGAATgagacaaactaaaatgaaaatgatgcaaattgagAGGGATAAAGGGAGTATCATACAtgttatttaaatggtctcTTCATTTCTTAATCTTTTACAATATACAATTATTTGAATAGGATAAGAAACCAGGAGTTCAAGGAGGAGTTAGGTGTTGCACCTCTCTCCGCAAAGATGCGGGAGAACatgttgagatggtttgggcatgtgcagagaaagacacgGGATGCCCAAGTAAAAAGGAAcgaatgcatcatagtggaaggcaagagaagtcgaggaagacctaagaGAATGTGGGaggaacagattaaaagtgacatgcatGAACTTCACTTCACCTCACcaaggacctgaccagggataAAGGCAGTTGCGGCGCCTTATTcatgtcttagattactaaacccgccccttttacccatcgtttgttattgttcattgcctttaattatcgctctttacctccttctatacttttatctttacttttagttatttgtacgtattctatttactctatttgtaagttgtaggtttctttctctttgaagacctttctctAGCCGGAGACTCTTTaaccgcactctcctctatgagTATGAGCTGCCGTCGTTCTCCCTTCttagaccctgaccatagttttctatgagtgggatacactggtatgatgatgatgatgatgatgatgatg belongs to Amaranthus tricolor cultivar Red isolate AtriRed21 chromosome 17, ASM2621246v1, whole genome shotgun sequence and includes:
- the LOC130804803 gene encoding flavonol synthase/flavanone 3-hydroxylase-like encodes the protein MGSNSNTFKPVQESLLESGGKVPKRYIKEKEEEEVIEDIPDLVLKNDLIIDLSLLSSSFPNELEKLRSTLTSWGYVHVINHGMSCSFLDQVRDVITQFFTLPTHLKEPYFIKDNQAPTDAPLNGYGSDNAYKQVILNWNDNMHLQLYPPTKHNFEKWPSIPESFRSTLHEYTMKTKMIIDEVLKAMACSLKLEEESFFKLWGNDENDIILGRFNYYPRCPMADKVHGLKPHGDGSAITIVLQDKYVDGLQMFKDDKWFKVPIIPGAVLFIVGDQMEIMSNGIFKSPTHKVVPHSQFDRTSLAMFCIPSPKKEIGPLKRLINKDRPQLYKNLKDYAQIFFQSYPENDKDRKIHDVKLRY